From one Novosphingobium sp. genomic stretch:
- the gatA gene encoding Asp-tRNA(Asn)/Glu-tRNA(Gln) amidotransferase subunit GatA, whose product MTNLTDLTLTGIRDGVAGGDFTATEVATAFNGAVAEAQEALNAFIVTTPQAALDAAAKVDADRAAGKPLGKLAGVPIGMKDLFATKGVQTTAASKILEGFKPEYESTVSQKLWDAGAGLLGKLNLDQFAMGSSNESSAYGKVTSPWRRPNDTSALAPGGSSGGSSAAVAARIVPAATGTDTGGSIRQPAAFTGISGIKPTYGRCSRWGIVAFASSLDQAGPMAHTVQDCAVMLEAMAGFDAKDATSLDLPVPNWEAALSGDLKGKKVGIPREYRLEGLNAEVAKSWDEGIAWLKDAGAEVVDISLPHSKYALATYYIIAPAEASSNLARYDGVRYGLRDLPDGANLQEMYAATRAAGFGDEVKRRILIGTYVLSAGFYDAYYTQAQKVRTLIARDFEEAFKQVDVILAPTAPTSAFALGEKTNPLDMYLGDVFSVPASLAGLPAMSVPAGLDSQGLPLGLQIIGRPFDEQGVLNAGLAIEQRAGFSAKPEKWW is encoded by the coding sequence ATGACCAATCTGACCGATCTGACGCTCACCGGCATCCGCGATGGCGTGGCCGGTGGCGATTTCACCGCGACCGAAGTCGCCACGGCCTTCAACGGTGCCGTGGCCGAGGCGCAGGAGGCTTTGAACGCCTTTATCGTCACCACGCCGCAGGCGGCGCTGGATGCCGCCGCCAAGGTCGATGCCGACCGCGCCGCTGGCAAGCCGCTGGGCAAGCTGGCGGGCGTGCCCATCGGCATGAAGGATCTGTTCGCCACCAAGGGCGTGCAGACGACCGCCGCCTCGAAGATCCTCGAAGGCTTCAAGCCCGAGTATGAATCGACCGTCTCGCAGAAGCTGTGGGATGCGGGCGCGGGCCTGCTGGGCAAGCTGAACCTCGACCAGTTCGCGATGGGCTCGTCCAACGAGAGCAGCGCCTATGGCAAGGTGACCTCGCCCTGGCGCCGCCCGAATGACACTTCGGCTCTGGCCCCCGGTGGTTCCTCGGGCGGGTCTTCGGCGGCTGTGGCGGCGCGCATCGTGCCTGCCGCGACCGGCACTGACACCGGGGGTTCGATCCGTCAGCCTGCGGCCTTCACCGGCATTTCGGGCATCAAGCCGACCTATGGTCGTTGCTCGCGCTGGGGCATCGTGGCCTTTGCCTCCTCGCTCGATCAGGCCGGGCCGATGGCGCATACGGTGCAGGATTGCGCCGTGATGCTCGAAGCCATGGCTGGTTTCGACGCCAAGGATGCCACCAGCCTCGATCTGCCGGTTCCGAACTGGGAAGCGGCTCTGTCGGGCGATCTGAAGGGCAAGAAGGTTGGTATTCCGCGCGAATATCGTCTGGAAGGCCTGAATGCCGAAGTCGCCAAGAGCTGGGACGAAGGCATCGCCTGGCTGAAGGATGCCGGGGCCGAGGTGGTGGACATCTCGCTGCCGCATTCCAAATACGCTCTGGCGACCTATTACATCATCGCGCCTGCCGAGGCCTCGTCGAACCTCGCGCGCTATGATGGCGTGCGTTACGGCCTGCGCGACCTGCCCGATGGTGCCAACCTTCAGGAGATGTACGCCGCCACCCGCGCCGCCGGTTTCGGTGACGAGGTCAAGCGCCGCATCCTGATCGGCACCTATGTGCTCTCGGCGGGCTTTTACGATGCCTATTACACGCAGGCGCAGAAGGTCCGCACGCTGATCGCGCGCGATTTCGAGGAAGCCTTCAAGCAGGTCGATGTGATCCTGGCCCCCACCGCGCCGACCTCGGCCTTCGCGCTGGGTGAGAAGACCAATCCGCTCGATATGTATCTGGGCGATGTGTTCTCGGTGCCGGCCTCGCTGGCTGGGCTGCCCGCGATGAGCGTGCCTGCCGGGCTGGATTCTCAGGGGCTGCCGCTGGGGCTGCAGATCATCGGGCGTCCCTTCGATGAGCAGGGCGTGCTGAACGCCGGTCTGGCGATCGAGCAGCGCGCTGGTTTCAGCGCCAAGCCGGAAAAGTGGTGGTAA
- a CDS encoding pitrilysin family protein yields MRPVKALLLASCLLPLSLPAQAQTAPEPAPLADLVKAVDIPYETFKLKNGLTVIIHTDRKAPIVGVTTYYRVGSKNEPKGKTGFAHLYEHLFFGGSENVPNFDVPLEAAGSDSTNGSTYYDRTNYVETVPKGALPLALFQESDRMGHLLGAVTQDKLDKQRGVVENEKRQGDNQPYGLIQYAVSDGLFPVGHPYRHTTIGSMGDLDSANLTDVRGWFTDHYAPNNAVLVLSGDVDVATARPLVEKYYGDIPSGPSVKPVVAGPVTLPATLRREMTDQVATTRLLRVWSGPNMNDPESSALDVGMSVLGGLASSRLDNALVRGQQLAVSVSAGVEQHEQLSVITVSMDVKPGVDRKTAEEALDAQIASFLKEGPSADEVKRAATKEVSQEIGALEVVGGFGGKGAQLAEGQLYSGDPAHYRKELAEIAAQTPATIKASIDKWLSRPALMLAITPGERTMSGDQLGGWDDGANEPAPKPDAKAPVPPVKQSPPRKAPPVAPVSSLTFPTLEHATLSNGIEVVLARRTAVPKLLVNVEFDAGVSGDSLDAPGTQGMLMAMLDEGTAQDATGGHTRNPTQIREEQERLGAELQAGAAMDTSNVMLSALSANLAPSLDLLADVVRRPAFAPAELERVKQQRLASLAQTMASPQGLAFHVFNPILFGPNHPYGHAGDGLGTQASIKGFTSQSLRAAQSQWLRPDLARITVVGDITMATLKPQLEKAFGTWKAPATPKPVKAIDAPGLPARPRIVLIDRPNSPQSMIVAGRLLPLKGTQQGQEALNLGNEVLGADFLSRLNTDLREEKSWTYGVQSLVRQPVGQRSLLVVAPVQTDRTGDSILAMVADMKALASDKPVTPEEVQRVTDGNIRGLANSYQTNGQVLGAINSNRLLGRPEDYDARLPGLYRQIDAAALNTAIRAQLQPDGLVFAVVGDRKLVEPQLQKVGLPVEVTTVTP; encoded by the coding sequence ATGCGTCCTGTCAAAGCCTTGCTTCTTGCCTCCTGCCTGCTGCCTTTGAGCCTCCCCGCTCAGGCCCAAACAGCGCCGGAGCCCGCCCCGCTGGCCGATCTGGTGAAGGCGGTGGATATCCCTTACGAGACCTTCAAGCTGAAGAATGGCCTCACCGTCATCATCCACACCGACCGCAAGGCGCCGATCGTGGGCGTCACCACCTATTACCGCGTCGGCTCCAAGAACGAGCCCAAGGGCAAGACCGGCTTTGCCCATCTCTATGAGCATCTCTTCTTCGGCGGCAGCGAGAATGTGCCGAATTTCGACGTGCCGCTGGAGGCGGCGGGCTCTGATTCCACCAATGGCTCAACCTATTACGACCGCACCAATTACGTCGAGACCGTGCCCAAGGGCGCCCTGCCCCTCGCCCTGTTTCAGGAAAGCGACCGCATGGGGCACCTGCTGGGCGCCGTCACGCAGGACAAGCTCGACAAGCAGCGCGGCGTGGTCGAGAACGAGAAGCGCCAGGGCGACAACCAGCCCTATGGCCTGATCCAATACGCCGTGTCCGACGGGCTGTTCCCGGTGGGCCATCCCTATCGCCACACCACGATTGGCTCGATGGGTGATCTCGATTCGGCCAATCTCACCGATGTGCGCGGCTGGTTCACCGACCATTACGCCCCCAACAATGCCGTGCTGGTGCTGAGCGGCGACGTGGATGTCGCCACTGCCCGCCCGCTGGTCGAGAAATATTACGGCGACATTCCCAGCGGCCCTTCGGTGAAGCCGGTGGTGGCCGGGCCCGTCACCCTGCCCGCCACCCTGCGCCGCGAGATGACCGATCAGGTCGCCACCACACGGCTGCTGCGCGTCTGGTCCGGCCCCAATATGAACGATCCGGAAAGTTCGGCGCTCGATGTCGGCATGTCGGTGCTGGGGGGCCTTGCCTCCTCGCGGCTGGACAATGCGCTGGTGCGCGGGCAGCAACTGGCCGTCTCGGTCAGCGCCGGGGTCGAGCAGCATGAGCAGCTTTCGGTCATCACCGTCAGCATGGATGTGAAGCCCGGCGTCGACCGCAAGACCGCCGAGGAAGCGCTGGACGCCCAGATCGCCAGCTTCCTCAAGGAAGGCCCCAGCGCCGATGAGGTGAAGCGCGCCGCCACCAAGGAGGTCTCGCAGGAGATCGGCGCGCTCGAAGTCGTCGGCGGCTTTGGCGGCAAGGGCGCGCAACTGGCCGAGGGGCAGCTCTATTCGGGCGACCCGGCGCATTACCGCAAGGAACTGGCCGAGATCGCCGCGCAGACCCCCGCCACCATCAAAGCCTCCATCGACAAATGGCTGAGCCGCCCCGCGCTGATGCTGGCCATCACGCCGGGCGAGCGCACCATGAGCGGCGACCAGCTCGGCGGCTGGGATGATGGCGCGAACGAGCCCGCGCCCAAGCCCGATGCCAAGGCGCCGGTGCCGCCGGTGAAGCAGTCGCCGCCGCGCAAGGCCCCGCCCGTCGCCCCGGTCAGCAGCCTGACCTTCCCGACGCTGGAGCATGCCACGCTGTCCAACGGCATCGAGGTGGTGCTGGCGCGTCGCACCGCCGTGCCCAAGCTGCTGGTCAATGTGGAATTCGATGCCGGCGTCTCGGGCGATTCGCTCGATGCGCCGGGCACGCAGGGCATGCTGATGGCGATGCTCGACGAGGGCACCGCTCAGGACGCCACCGGCGGCCACACCCGCAACCCCACGCAGATCCGCGAAGAGCAGGAGAGGCTGGGCGCCGAACTGCAGGCCGGGGCCGCGATGGACACCAGCAATGTGATGCTCTCGGCGCTGTCGGCCAATCTGGCGCCCTCGCTCGATCTGCTGGCCGATGTGGTGCGCCGCCCCGCCTTCGCCCCCGCCGAGCTGGAGCGGGTGAAGCAGCAGCGCCTCGCCTCGCTGGCCCAGACCATGGCGAGCCCGCAGGGTCTGGCCTTCCATGTCTTCAACCCGATCCTGTTCGGGCCCAATCATCCCTATGGCCATGCCGGCGATGGGCTGGGCACGCAGGCCAGCATCAAGGGCTTCACCAGCCAGAGCCTGCGCGCCGCGCAGAGCCAGTGGCTGCGGCCCGATCTGGCGCGAATCACCGTGGTGGGCGACATCACCATGGCGACGTTGAAGCCGCAGTTGGAGAAGGCTTTCGGCACCTGGAAGGCGCCCGCCACGCCGAAGCCCGTGAAGGCCATCGACGCCCCCGGCCTGCCCGCCCGCCCGCGCATCGTGCTGATCGACCGGCCCAACTCGCCGCAGTCGATGATCGTGGCCGGACGTCTGCTGCCCTTAAAGGGCACGCAGCAGGGGCAGGAAGCCCTGAACCTTGGCAATGAGGTGCTGGGCGCCGATTTCCTCTCGCGCCTCAACACCGATCTGCGGGAGGAAAAGAGCTGGACCTATGGCGTGCAGTCGCTGGTGCGCCAACCGGTGGGGCAGCGCAGCCTGCTGGTGGTCGCCCCGGTGCAGACCGACCGCACCGGCGATTCGATTCTGGCCATGGTCGCCGATATGAAGGCGCTGGCCAGCGACAAGCCCGTCACGCCCGAGGAGGTGCAGCGCGTCACCGATGGCAACATCCGCGGGCTGGCCAACAGCTATCAGACCAATGGCCAGGTGCTGGGCGCGATCAACAGCAACCGCCTGCTGGGCCGCCCGGAGGATTATGACGCCCGCCTGCCCGGCCTCTATCGCCAGATCGACGCGGCAGCGCTGAACACGGCGATCCGCGCGCAGTTGCAGCCCGATGGTCTGGTCTTCGCGGTGGTGGGCGACCGCAAGCTGGTCGAGCCCCAGTTGCAGAAGGTTGGCCTGCCGGTGGAGGTGACCACCGTTACGCCTTAA
- the gatB gene encoding Asp-tRNA(Asn)/Glu-tRNA(Gln) amidotransferase subunit GatB, translating into MSDYRIQGATGEWEVVIGLEVHAQVTSNAKLFSGSATAFGAEPNSQVSLIDAAMPGMLPVPNMECIRQAVRTGIAIGAQINKWSRFDRKNYFYADLPQGYQISQLYHPIVGEGEIEITLDEKNPETSKKVIGVERIHVEQDAGKLMHDQHPTMSYVDLNRSGVALMEIVSRPDMRSPAEAGAYLSKLRSILRYVGSCDGNMDQGSMRADVNVSVRRPGDEFGTRTETKNVNSVRFVMAVVESEAKRQVALIEDGGKVVQETRLYDPDRNETRSMRSKEDAHDYRYFPDPDLLPLVLDDAFVEEARASLPELPDAKRARYEGALGLTAYAAGVLTAEVDTARWFEALLAATATAQNKPEGEVAKQASNWLLSEFFGALNKLGKDLASSPIDAEKAGQLLALVGNGTISGSIAKQVLEKMLETGDDAATIVEREGLKQTSDTGAIEAAVATIMANNADKVEQYKAGKEALFGFFVGQTMKAMAGKANPQIVNELVKKALA; encoded by the coding sequence ATGAGCGACTATCGTATTCAGGGCGCAACGGGCGAATGGGAGGTCGTGATCGGCCTTGAGGTCCATGCGCAGGTCACCTCCAACGCCAAGCTGTTCTCCGGCTCGGCCACGGCTTTCGGTGCCGAGCCCAACTCGCAGGTCTCGCTGATCGATGCGGCCATGCCCGGCATGCTGCCCGTGCCCAATATGGAGTGCATCCGCCAGGCGGTGCGCACCGGCATCGCCATCGGCGCGCAGATCAACAAGTGGAGCCGGTTCGACCGCAAGAACTACTTCTACGCCGATCTGCCGCAGGGCTATCAGATCAGCCAGCTCTACCACCCCATCGTGGGCGAGGGCGAGATCGAGATCACGCTGGATGAGAAGAACCCCGAGACCTCGAAGAAGGTGATCGGCGTCGAGCGCATCCATGTCGAGCAGGATGCGGGCAAGCTGATGCATGATCAGCACCCGACGATGTCCTATGTCGATTTGAATCGCTCGGGCGTGGCGCTGATGGAGATCGTCAGCCGCCCCGATATGCGTTCGCCCGCCGAGGCTGGCGCTTACCTGAGCAAGCTGCGTTCGATCCTGCGCTATGTCGGCTCGTGCGATGGCAATATGGATCAGGGCTCGATGCGTGCCGACGTCAACGTCTCGGTGCGCCGCCCCGGCGATGAGTTCGGCACGCGCACCGAGACGAAGAACGTCAATTCGGTGCGCTTCGTGATGGCCGTGGTGGAATCGGAAGCCAAGCGTCAGGTCGCCCTCATCGAGGACGGCGGCAAGGTGGTGCAGGAAACGCGCCTCTACGACCCGGACCGCAATGAAACGCGGAGCATGCGCAGCAAGGAAGACGCGCATGATTACCGCTATTTCCCCGATCCCGATCTGCTGCCGCTGGTGCTGGACGATGCCTTCGTGGAGGAGGCCCGCGCCTCGCTCCCCGAACTGCCCGACGCCAAGCGCGCGCGTTACGAAGGCGCTCTGGGCCTGACGGCCTATGCCGCCGGCGTGCTGACCGCCGAGGTCGACACCGCCCGCTGGTTCGAGGCGCTGCTGGCCGCCACCGCCACCGCCCAGAACAAGCCCGAGGGCGAGGTGGCCAAACAGGCCTCCAACTGGCTGCTCTCGGAGTTCTTCGGGGCGCTGAACAAGCTGGGCAAGGATCTGGCCTCCAGCCCGATCGATGCCGAAAAGGCGGGCCAACTGCTGGCGCTGGTCGGCAATGGCACGATTTCGGGCTCGATCGCCAAGCAGGTGCTCGAAAAGATGCTGGAGACCGGCGACGATGCCGCCACCATCGTCGAGCGCGAGGGCCTCAAGCAGACCAGCGACACCGGCGCCATCGAGGCGGCTGTGGCCACCATCATGGCCAACAATGCCGACAAGGTGGAGCAGTACAAGGCCGGCAAGGAAGCGCTTTTCGGCTTCTTCGTGGGCCAGACGATGAAGGCGATGGCGGGCAAGGCCAATCCGCAGATCGTCAATGAACTGGTGAAGAAGGCTCTGGCCTGA